catgcatgtcatacttaataatcaaccaacatgcatcataataggcatgcatgtcacatatactcaaggtgcagttttcttacctcaaagtcgagctagaacgatttaaagaacgacccttgagaacgatcaacctttattcctttagcggtcacctagtcataaccaaatataagataccatcaataaaaatggtcaacataagtttccaaaccaatatctagcctccgggacatcaatcctcACTTAACCGGgcactaggatcaaccccgaggccttaagttAGCATCCCTAGGGAAAAAAtccatttttggccaaatctgccttgatgggccgcggctcaccatagccatgccgcggctcatccccctgacagaggcataattgcctcagaaaccaccgtaggccgcggctcattaccctgacagcccaaaaaccagcaacgcaccagcaaactcccctgtgcttttcctctcaaaccaacccttcaaagcaactcaaaacctcttccaaatactcatttaaacctccaaacatcacccataactccccctcatcaaaacccaagttcccaaactcaagaacttccattaattcacaactaacacatcaaaatcctcaactgaaaacttaatagaaaaaatagggtataccatgaaactaatggctggaacttacctcaaacttgatttcgaatcccctttaatggctgaatcaagttcctaagctcccacctttgatctcctagcttaattcctcaatttgggctctcaaaattcaaagggaagtgaagagtggaacatgtacgggagggagagaaAAAGATGAGGTTGATGCTCTGTTTTACacttttccacagccttccaacCTAAAtgggctgatataaatccttaaggtcaaaagaccataatgcccctaggccaatttaaaagcttctagacactcccaagggtaaattcgtcatttccaacctataccgttaattataattaacgctctccaattcccgctattctcaatattcccaaataccaataaatcatatcccattaccctttaactcccggtaatgctctaatcattaaattcaccccgagactctccccgagccccgaacttaaacccgttatgactagaccgaacacttacatctcatgatcatcttatgtcgaatagctcgaaccaatccaccttataatgtggctatattaattaatcacaatcacgcacccaaaatatacaattacgcccacagtggccaaattaccaaaataccctcataattaacatatgagcccatatgcatgcattcaccatcatataacaatataattcacgtaaacatgcatataaccattaaatactataataaaccaattatggccctcccggcctcctaatcaaggtcctaaaccttattaggaaatttggggcattacactttctctctccctcacatATCTTTCATTCTCTTTTCATTTTCTCTCACAACAATGACAATCAGCCATCTTCTTTCACAACAATGGGAGCTCTCTCACACCGACAACAAAAAATGAATGATGTACCTCTGACCATTGTCAATGCcatctcttcttcttattattcttcttcttctccacgttcttcttcatcttctttgtttttttttttttttttgatgaaaagaaAGAATATATTGCACCAAAACAGACAAATACAACCAGTTCAGGAACCAACTCAAAAGACTAACAGATTACAGACATCTAACAACTTCAGCTAGAAAACAATTCTTACTCAGGACTTTTTGACTCAACCTACCATTCAATCTAAACTTCAGGGCCTGCTTAATCAACCTCACTATATACAAAGGAGAATAGGAACagaatgaaaaaaatacaagagttcCTATTAAACTAAACTCCATACACCGCAGCAGCCAAAGCAGCTACTGAAATACTCAATACAAGAGTTCCTTTTTAACCACTCCTTCCAGCCAGCAAACTAAATAGGCCATATACCAGGACCCAACCACCCTCTAAGTGAATGCCAAACTTGctgagaaaaacaacaatcaaataaTAAATGCTGATGCGATTCCTCCACCTTCTCACAGACCGGGCACAACAAAGAAGAAACAGGAACCTAGCACCTCAGTAAATTATCCCTAGTCAGAAGATGACCCAGAACTGATTTCCAAAGGATAAATCAATGTTTAGGGACTGAGAGGCAACACCAAACAGCCTTAGCAAAATCAACAATATTCCTCTGAAGAATGATACTGAGCAGAACCTTCAACCGAAGCTTACCATTCACAGCCGCATTAACCAAAACAGATTCAGGAAATGTCTCTCTCAAGTAACAAATTTTACGCCAGTACCAACTCACATCAGGTTTAAGATGGTAAGACCAGAAAGTTTGACCCTTAAGATAGATCCCGTCAATCCATTTCACCCATAACACATCTTGTTTAGTTGACAAAGCCCAAATGAATTTagccaaaataatttttttccaaACAGAACCTTCCTTAAAACCCAGACCTCCAAGAGCTTTAGGGAGACAAACTTGAGCCCAAGATGTACAATGAAACTTGCTGCGATTATTAGTTGAGCCCTAGAGAAAATTTCGACACAATCTGTCAATTTCATTAATAACACTATAGGGAAGCATAAAAATATGCATCCAATAGTTACGGATGCTAAGCAGAACCGAAAATATCAACTGAGTTCTCCCCGCAAAAGATAGATGCCTACTCGCCCACATATGAAGTTTAGACTGAATTTTCTTAATAATCTCCCCACAATCAGCAGCTTGCCATTTTGTAGGTCTCAAAGAGATCCCCAGGTATTTCAAAGGAAAAACACCCTCACCAAGTGCAACAAAATTTAGGATACTCTGCTTCACCTCAGCAGCCACTCCCCTAAAGAAAACTTAAGACTTGTTCAGGTTTGCAGCAAGTCCAGAACTACTATAGAAACTCAGAAACCCCTCAAACATAATCTGAACTGATCTAAAGCTGCCTTTACAGAACAAAATCAAGTCATCCGCAAAGCATAGGTTCACTAATTGTAAATGCTTGCACATCGGGTGATATCTAAACTCTCTATGATTAGCAAATTTCTTAAGGAGTCTACAGAGATACTCCATTACCAGCacaaaaagaagaggagagataGGATCTCCTTGTCTTAAACCTTTCCTCCCCTCAAAACTACCCTGTAATCTCCCATTCATTAGAAGAGTATAAGAAGATTCTGGCAAACACACCATTATCCAATGAATAAATTTTCTAGGAAAGCAAAAAGCAGTCATAATCTCTTCCAAAAAAGCCCAATCAATCGAGTCATATGCCTTACTAAGATCAATCTTTATCAAGCAACGGGGAGAAATATTCTTCTAATAACCATGAATCAAATCTTGAAGTATCAGAATATTGTGTGCAAGTTGTCTATTTTTTATAAAAGCACCTTGATTTTGGTGTATAATCCTAGGAAGAATCTCAGccaaatggaagcaaaacatcttTGAAATGCATTTATAGAGAATATTACAACAAGCAATAGGTCTAAAATCAGAAGCCACAGTAGGAGACTCTACCTTAGGAATTAGAGTTAGAATTGTTCTATTTAACTCAGCAGGAATCTCTCCATtcttaaaaaataacaaaatcgcTTCTGATATTTCAACACCTATTTCCTTCCGAAGCGCTTTAAAAAAGCCCGAACCAAAACCATCGGGACCTGGACTCTTGATTGAAGGAATGCTAAATAAATCTCTCTTAACATCTTTCTGAGTAAAAGGTTGTATCAGACTGAGTTGTTGCTCCAGAGTTAATACATTCCCCTGTTTGAAACAGTTCAGATCTAACCGACTAGTAGCTGAACTAGTCTTACCCAGAATACCTTTAAAGTGGTTATAAAAATGAGCAATTACCTCAGAATAATTCTCCACAATATGACCTTCTTCATTTATATAGCTAGAAATACGGTTCCTCATTCTCCTCTGTTTGAGAGAAGCATGAAAGTAAGCCGTATTCTCATCTCCAAATCTCAGCCAATTAATTTTGCTCTTTTGACGAAGAAAACTCTCATATATTTTGGATTTGTTAGCAAAATCAATAGCTGCCTCATTCTCTTCCTGCTGCAAAGAATACGAAGAAGGAGACT
This genomic interval from Humulus lupulus chromosome 8, drHumLupu1.1, whole genome shotgun sequence contains the following:
- the LOC133795529 gene encoding uncharacterized protein LOC133795529, producing MMKTVFVGWHWYSSELVEGRILLVWRDGIVQVNIIQDMDQLVHCEVRIKGTIHHTFVSFVYGRNSLEERKELWSHLTCPQASVEPWLVVGDFNAIFDYDDRIGGRVVTKMEWGIFVCGELKFCCLNCILMVLFTLGLTNSKLIPEFTLSWIEFLSMSSGQIYFQLLKLTVQFKEFRIRPFRFYNFWINHEEFHRTVLESWSKPAGGYGLQQVLQKLKRLKPVLSLFNKQQVGDVVQHYTAAKQRYESAQYMLQQSPSSYSLQQEENEAAIDFANKSKIYESFLRQKSKINWLRFGDENTAYFHASLKQRRMRNRISSYINEEGHIVENYSEVIAHFYNHFKGILGKTSSATSRLDLNCFKQGNVLTLEQQLSLIQPFTQKDVKRDLFSIPSIKSPGPDGFGSGFFKALRKEIGVEISEAILLFFKNGEIPAELNRTILTLIPKVESPTVASDFRPIACCNILYKCISKMFCFHLAEILPRIIHQNQESSYTLLMNGRLQGSFEGRKGLRQGDPISPLLFVLGSTNNRSKFHCTSWAQVCLPKALGGLGFKEGSVWKKIILAKFIWALSTKQDVLWVKWIDGIYLKGQTFWSYHLKPDVSWYWRKICYLRETFPESVLVNAAVNGKLRLKVLLSIILQRNIVDFAKAVWCCLSVPKH